Proteins from one Desulfocurvus vexinensis DSM 17965 genomic window:
- a CDS encoding DUF3795 domain-containing protein produces MNERKTAPGAPQPLDDLAPCGLDCGRCLSHPGSPIARLARELRAELGGFAAMAGRFAGMDPAFAAYADFERVLDRLGGGQCTGCRSGRCLLGSCAVKDCAPAHGVRWCFQCPEFPCQRTNLPPALHERWRANNERMAAQGPEAFFAAMRAKPRY; encoded by the coding sequence ATGAACGAACGGAAAACAGCACCCGGCGCGCCGCAGCCCCTGGACGACCTGGCCCCCTGCGGGCTCGACTGCGGGCGCTGCCTGTCCCACCCCGGCAGCCCCATCGCGCGGCTGGCGCGCGAGCTGCGCGCCGAGCTGGGCGGCTTCGCAGCCATGGCCGGGCGCTTCGCGGGCATGGACCCCGCCTTTGCCGCCTACGCCGACTTCGAGCGCGTACTCGACCGCCTGGGCGGCGGGCAATGCACCGGCTGCCGCAGCGGGCGCTGCCTGCTGGGGTCGTGCGCGGTCAAGGACTGCGCGCCCGCCCACGGCGTGCGCTGGTGCTTCCAGTGCCCCGAGTTCCCCTGCCAAAGGACCAACCTGCCGCCCGCGCTGCACGAGCGCTGGCGCGCCAACAACGAGCGCATGGCCGCCCAGGGCCCCGAGGCCTTCTTCGCCGCCATGCGCGCCAAACCGAGGTACTAG
- a CDS encoding ABC transporter ATP-binding protein translates to MDLLSIRDLETTFFTDQGAARAVDGVSLDVDRGQTVAVVGESGCGKTMLALSVLRLVPAPAGRITGGQVFFDGTDLLALPEAAMRSIRGNRISMIFQEPMTSLNPVFRVGEQIAEAVRLHRGATAREAHEAAVEMLRLVGIPGPDERARAYPHELSGGMRQRVVIAMALACDPELVLADEPTTALDVTIQAQILDLMMDLKERNDSAVLLITHDLGIVAQTCSRVAVMYAGQVVEQSPVPELFRDPLHPYTRGLLRSLPRPGARRRELEPIPGVVPGLRALPRGCRFHPRCPQAMPRCREERPPMLGPQAGRGVRCWLHA, encoded by the coding sequence ATGGACCTGCTTTCCATCCGCGACCTGGAAACGACCTTCTTCACCGACCAGGGCGCCGCGCGCGCCGTGGACGGCGTGTCCCTGGACGTGGACCGGGGGCAGACGGTGGCCGTGGTCGGCGAGTCGGGCTGCGGCAAGACCATGCTGGCCCTGTCGGTGCTGCGGCTGGTGCCCGCGCCCGCCGGGCGCATCACCGGCGGGCAGGTGTTTTTCGACGGCACGGACCTGCTGGCCCTGCCCGAGGCGGCCATGCGCTCCATCCGCGGCAACCGCATCTCCATGATCTTCCAGGAGCCCATGACCTCGCTGAACCCCGTGTTCCGCGTGGGCGAGCAGATCGCCGAGGCCGTGCGCCTGCACCGGGGCGCCACGGCCCGCGAGGCCCACGAGGCCGCCGTGGAGATGCTGCGCCTGGTGGGCATCCCCGGCCCGGACGAGCGCGCCCGGGCCTACCCCCACGAACTGAGCGGCGGCATGCGCCAGCGGGTGGTCATCGCCATGGCCCTGGCCTGCGACCCCGAGCTGGTGCTGGCCGACGAGCCGACCACGGCCCTGGACGTGACCATCCAGGCCCAGATCCTGGACCTGATGATGGACCTCAAGGAGCGCAACGACTCCGCCGTGCTGCTCATCACCCACGACCTGGGCATCGTGGCCCAGACCTGCTCGCGGGTGGCGGTGATGTATGCCGGGCAGGTGGTGGAGCAGTCCCCGGTGCCCGAGCTGTTCCGCGACCCGCTGCACCCCTACACCCGGGGGCTGCTGCGCTCCCTGCCGCGCCCCGGCGCGCGCCGGCGCGAGCTGGAGCCCATCCCCGGCGTGGTGCCCGGGCTGAGGGCCCTGCCCCGGGGCTGCCGCTTCCACCCCCGCTGCCCGCAGGCCATGCCCCGCTGCCGCGAAGAGCGCCCGCCCATGCTCGGCCCGCAGGCCGGGCGCGGCGTGCGCTGCTGGCTGCACGCCTGA